The following DNA comes from Caulobacter sp. X.
AGCGTCGAGTGCAGCGGGTCTTCGCAGCTGCGCGTGTAGTGGCTGATGAAGCGGAAGCCGAGACGGTTCTCGTTGGTGAACAGGCCTGGATCGATCGGCAGGGTCACGACCACGCCGCCGGCGCCGTCCGGCGTCAGGGGCACGGTGCCGATCACCTCGTCGTTCAGCAGCACCGTCAGGTGGCTGAGGTCGGCCAGCAGGGTCGGCGAATAGGCGAAGTTCAGGGTCAGCTGGGCGCTGGTGACGACTTCGTCCTGGCGCAGGTTGACCGGAATGCCGGCCTCGCCGGCCGAGCCGATCAGGCGCAGCGGCCGGTTAACCTTAAGATCCTCGAGCGTCATCGAAAGCGTGCGGACGCCGCCGGTGACGGGCTTGGCGGCGGCGTCGGGCGCGGCCGGCGCGGCGGCGGCGGGACGGCTCGCGGCGCGCGCCGTCTGGGCGTGGCCCTCGCCCGGTCCCAGCAGGCCAAGGCCCAGGCCCACGGCCAGGATCGCCGCCAGCGTCGAGGCCCCACACGATTATAGGCCGCCGACGCCCTCGGCGTGTCGCGATGGCGCCACCAGAACAGGATCGACAGGGACGCGCGCATCAGGTCGGTGAACGACTGCCAGGCCGACCAGGACACGTGATCGTCGATCAACGGCCAGGCGTCGGCGCGGCCCATCACGACCCGCACCAGTTGCCGCCGCGATTCCAGCGTCATTTCCGTGAACATGAACCTCAGCCCGCCCTTCCCGCTTCCCAACATCTTGACCGGGAACCCAAACGTCTTCTCGGCCGCGAACACCTCCACGTGGGTCACGGTCCGTCCCTCGATAACATCATCGTCCGGCGCCGGAACCGCCATGCCGCCCATCGAGATGTTCATCGTCTCGGTCGACAGGACGTGGCCGTCGTCGAAATAGAGCCGCGTGGGCAGAACGACGCCCAGGTGCTCGTGCTTGCGAACCTGCCGGGTCTCGCGTCCCACCGCGATGGCCGTGATCAGGATCAGCAGGCTGAAACTGGACCAGCCGACATTCAGCATCACCGTGCCCAGCTGCACATCGAAATACTGCGGCAGCAGCAGCTTGGCGATCCCCGAACCGATCGCGCCGAACAGCAGGCCGGTGGTGATCAGCAGAGGTAGCAGGACCTTGAAGTCGAAATAGCCCTCTTCCAGGAGACCGCCCTTGTCGGTGACGTTGAACTTGCCCTTCTTGGGATCGAACAACGGCAGGATCGTCGGGCCCACCAGGTGGAACGAGATCAGCGACTCGTAGACCTCGCCCCAGAAGGCGCGACGATATTTTCCCTGGATGCGCTCGTTGACCAGCACCGACAGCAGGAGGTGCGGGATCGCGTAGGTGACGATCGTCCAGGCCGCCGCGGCGATGATGTTCTGCTCGAAGATCAGATAGGCCAGCGGCGAGGTCAGGAACACGATGCGCGGCAGCGGAAACTGGAAGTGCAGCATCGCGTTCAGGTAACAGAGGCGCTGCCCCAGGGTCAGCCCCGGCCCGAGCATCGGATTGTCGATCCGGAAAATCTGCGTCATGCCGCGCGCCCAGCGGGCCCGCTGGCCGATGTGCAGCGCCAGGCGCTCGGTCGCGAGACCCGCCGACAGACGCGTGTTCAGATAGGCGGTGTTCCAGCCCATGCGCTGCAGCTTGAGCGCGGTGTGGGCGTCCTCGGTCACCGTCTCGCCGGCGAAGCCGTTGGTCTCCTCCAGCGCCGAGCGGCGGATGATCGCGCACGAGCCGCAGAAGAAGGTGGCGTTCCAGAAGTCGTTGCCCTTTTGGACGACGCCGTAGAACAGGTCGCCCTCGCCCGGGATGTCCTTCACCGCGCGGATGTTCCGCTGCACCGGATCGGGCGAGTAGAAGTAGTGCGGCGTCTGCATCAGGGCCAGCTTCGGGTCGGCCTGGAACCAGCCGACGGTTAGCTGCAGGAAGGCGCGCGTCGCCACGTGGTCGGCGTCGAAGATGCAGAGCAGCTCGCCGGTGGTCTGCGGGATGGCGTTGTTGAGATTGCCGGCCTTGGCGTGCTTGTTGTCGGTGCGGGTGATGTAGCCGCAGCCGGCCTTGCGCGCGAACTCCTCGAACTCCGGCCGGCGGCCGTCGTCGAGGATGTAGACCTTGAAGCGATCGGCCGGATAGTCCTGGTCCATGGCCGCGAACACGGTGTCCTGAACCAGCTCGAGGCTCTCGTTGTAGGTCGGGATGTAGATGTCGACGGTCGGCCAGGTCTCGGGCGGGCCGGTAATCTCGCGCACCTTGCGGTCCAGCGGCCAGATGCACTGGACGTAGCCGAGCACCAGGATCAGCCAGGCATAGAGCTCGGCCAGATAAAGACCGATCCCCAGGCCGGCGGCCAGGGGATTGTCGAAGTGCAGGGTCTGGGTCGTTCGCCACCAGATGTACCGTGTCGACAGGGCGGTTGAGACCACGACCAGGCCGATGGTCATCTTCCGGCTGTCGCTGAGCTGTCCGATGGCGGCGGAGATCGCGAAGACGCCCAGGCCGAAGA
Coding sequences within:
- the bcsA gene encoding UDP-forming cellulose synthase catalytic subunit: MNIKGASDLGEGLFGRVVASAPARYAIFALAAVVVVLAVVVPLDTNGQLIFGLGVFAISAAIGQLSDSRKMTIGLVVVSTALSTRYIWWRTTQTLHFDNPLAAGLGIGLYLAELYAWLILVLGYVQCIWPLDRKVREITGPPETWPTVDIYIPTYNESLELVQDTVFAAMDQDYPADRFKVYILDDGRRPEFEEFARKAGCGYITRTDNKHAKAGNLNNAIPQTTGELLCIFDADHVATRAFLQLTVGWFQADPKLALMQTPHYFYSPDPVQRNIRAVKDIPGEGDLFYGVVQKGNDFWNATFFCGSCAIIRRSALEETNGFAGETVTEDAHTALKLQRMGWNTAYLNTRLSAGLATERLALHIGQRARWARGMTQIFRIDNPMLGPGLTLGQRLCYLNAMLHFQFPLPRIVFLTSPLAYLIFEQNIIAAAAWTIVTYAIPHLLLSVLVNERIQGKYRRAFWGEVYESLISFHLVGPTILPLFDPKKGKFNVTDKGGLLEEGYFDFKVLLPLLITTGLLFGAIGSGIAKLLLPQYFDVQLGTVMLNVGWSSFSLLILITAIAVGRETRQVRKHEHLGVVLPTRLYFDDGHVLSTETMNISMGGMAVPAPDDDVIEGRTVTHVEVFAAEKTFGFPVKMLGSGKGGLRFMFTEMTLESRRQLVRVVMGRADAWPLIDDHVSWSAWQSFTDLMRASLSILFWWRHRDTPRASAAYNRVGPRRWRRSWPWAWALACWDRARATPRRRAPRAVPPPPRRPRPTPPPSPSPAASARFR